A single genomic interval of Asterias amurensis chromosome 1, ASM3211899v1 harbors:
- the LOC139943265 gene encoding tRNA (guanine(37)-N(1))-methyltransferase-like produces MLKTHPWLYLSKSFSSAFHTLRRIPVVTMSTKTPGGIFDPPICTLTEDNLSLNRKLFRKTVQVPAVHFDKKLTNKCLKVLKSQAVCRKMFSFLRNNPQNPDEKVLILNPSKVSSNDIASLDEPGISFLKEYNLVDKFGDFKLELEYNDWTSDEILRSLLPGGVEVPTGFSRIGHIVHLNLRSEQLKYKHIIGEVLIDKNPGVKTVVNKTGEINNEFRFFNMELLAGEDNMVAISKEHGHSFEFDFSKVYWNPRLSTEHTRIVELLNRGDVVYDVFAGVGPFAIPAAKKGCVVLANDLNPESYKWLEHNVGLNKIKRGSVQTFNLDGREFIKEIVRKDLLKMVEDTSTNDKTKRTHVVMNLPSLAIDFLDVFPNLLKNVPLEDRDRVQLPTVHCHCFSKEEDTVGDVRQRIEAVLGHNIEGALIHDVRDVAPNKEMMCASFKMPADVVFGTNATNEPELKKPRTE; encoded by the exons ATGTTGAAGACTCATCCCTGGTTGTATCTCAGCAAATCGTTCTCATCAGCTTTTCACACCTTGAGAAGGATTCCTGTTGTAACCATGTCGACGAAAACGCCTGGTGGTATTTTTGATCCACCAATATGCACACTGACTGAAGACAACCTCAGTTTAAATCgtaaacttttcagaaaaacTGTGCAAGTCCCAGCCGTTCATTTTGATAAGAAGCTCACAAATAAATGTCTGAAGGTTCTTAAAAGCCAAGCGGTGTGTCGTAAAATGTTTTCATTCCTAAGAAACAATCCTCAGAATCCAGACGAGAAAGTACTCATCTTGAACCCGAGTAAAGTTTCTTCAAATGACATTGCATCGTTGGATGAACCTGGTATCAGCTTCTTGAAGGAGTATAACTTGGTGGATAAGTTTGGAGACTTCAAGCTTGAGTTGGAGTACAATGATTGGACTTCTGACGAGATTTTACGGTCTCTGTTGCCGGGGGGAGTTGAGGTGCCCACTGGTTTCAGTAGGATTGGACATATCGTTCACTTAAATCTGAGATCAGAACAGTTGAAGTACAAGCACATCATAG GAGAAGTTCTAATTGATAAAAATCCAGGAGTAAAGACAGTAGTGAACAAGACTGGTGAGATCAACAACGAGTTCCGTTTCTTCAACATGGAGCTTTTAGCCGGTGAGGACAACATGGTGGCCATCAGCAAGGAGCACGGACATTCTTTTGAGTTTGACTTCTCCAAAGTTTACTGGAACCCCCGGCTGTCGACGGAACACACAAGAATCGTCGAACTATTGAACAGGGGAGATGTTGTGTATGACGTCTTCGCAGGGGTGGGGCCTTTCGCCATTCCGGCTGCCAAGAAAGGCTGTGTCGTACTCGCTAACGATTTAAACCCGGAGTCCTACAAATGGTTGGAACATAATGTGGGATTGAATAAAATCAAACGAGGATCGGTGCAGACTTTCAACTTGGATGGAAGGGAGTTCATCAAGGAGATAGTTCGGAAGGATCTTCTGAAGATGGTGGAAGATACAAGCACAAATGATAAAACTAAGAGGACTCATGTTGTCATGAATCTACCGTCCCTCGCTATCGACTTCTTAGACGTCTTCCCGAACTTACTGAAGAATGTTCCATTAGAAGATAGGGACCGGGTTCAACTTCCCACCGTGCACTGTCACTGCTTTTCAAAGGAGGAGGACACAGTGGGTGATGTGCGACAGCGCATTGAGGCAGTGCTCGGTCATAACATTGAGGGCGCTCTCATACATGATGTCAGAGATGTGGCGCCTAATAAGGAGATGATGTGCGCATCATTCAAAATGCCAGCAGATGTTGTGTTTG GCacaaatgcaacaaatgaaCCAGAGCTCAAGAAACCCAGGACagagtaa
- the LOC139943258 gene encoding probable sodium-coupled neutral amino acid transporter 6 produces the protein MATRITSGGNNRRQIVEEADSFNHANVDEIYWSSGSVNSPLVVNAPEIRNSDEDFIDAPGRRSSFGMSVFNLMNAILGSGILGLSYAMAKSGIVLFTCLLITVALLADFSIHLLLKMCVVKGVKSYEEVGLFAFGIPGKLLAACAILLQNIGAMSSYLFIVKDELPSIISAFLGAEDKSSGEWYLNGTYLLLMIVVIVIVPLSCLPKIGFLGYTSGLSILCMIFFSVVIVIKKFSIPCPLPSSIMWSNTTASNQTIEHDDVTGPHIGQYHQLDNGSTNQNVSSECQPQYFSFTAETAYALPTMAFSFVCHTAVLPVYCELAKPSKRRMQNVANSSIFICFMLYIVSALFGYLTFYGNVSSELLDGYTMTGSVDLVILIVRMAVCLAIVFTIPLIHYPARKALLMIVSTWLPLRDTSFPWVRHFVSTAILITSVTCVAIFVPNLKAIFGVVGATASTSLVFILPSLFYLRLGMEPFKSVLKCACVGLLLIGITTLVISLTTIIYTLIQT, from the exons ATGGCGACCCGCATAACGTCAGGAGGAAACAACCGCCGGCAGATTGTTGAAGAGGCTGACTCCTTCAATCATGCAAACGTGGACGAAATCTACTGGTCTAGTGGTTCGGTCAATTCTCCGCTAGTAGTGAATGCTCCTGAG ATCCGAAACAGTGATGAAGACTTCATTGATGCTCCTGGTAGACGGTCCTCCTTTGGAATGTCAGTCTTCAATCTTATGAATGCAATCCTAGGCAGTGGAATCTTGGGTCTTTCTTATGCCATGGCCAAAAGTGGTATTGTACTCTTCAc ATGCTTGCTGATCACAGTTGCCCTACTTGCAGACTTTTCCATACATCTACTTCTGAAGATGTGTGTAGTAAAAGGCGTCAAGTCATATGAAGAAGTGGGTTTATTTGCATTTGGAATACCTGGCAAG CTATTGGCTGCCTGTGCTATCCTTCTGCAAAACATCGGTG ctATGtccagttatttatttattgtgaaAGATGAGCTTCCAAGTATTATCAGTGCCTTCCTAGGAGCAGAGGACAAGAG TAGTGGTGAATGGTATCTTAATGGCACGTATCTCTTACTGATGATTGTGGTGATTGTGATTGTGCCATTATCTTGCCTACCTAAGATCGGATTTCTTGGCTATACCAGCGGCCTGTCAATACTCTGTATGATATTCTTCTCAGTTGTG ATTGTTATCAAGAAGTTTTCTATTCCATGCCCACTTCCTTCAAGTATCATGTGGAGCAATACCACAGCTAGTAACCAGACTATCGAACATGATGATGTAACAGGACCACACATTGGACAATACCATCAATTGGATAATGggtcaaccaatcaaaatgtctCTTCTGAATGTCAGCCACAATATTTTTCCTTCACAGCAGAG ACTGCATACGCTCTACCTACGATGGCCTTCTCATTTGTCTGCCATACAGCTGTCCTACCAGTGTACTGTGAGCTTGCCAA acCCAGCAAGAGACGCATGCAGAATGTTGCCAATTCCTCCATATTTATTTGCTTCATGCTCTACATTGTCTCAGCTTTATTTGGCTATCTCACATTTTACG GTAATGTGAGCAGTGAATTACTAGATGGCTACACCATGACTGGATCCGTTGATCTGGTCATTCTCATCGTACGCATGGCTGTGTGTCTGGCCATAGTGTTTACCATCCCACTAATACACTATCCT GCGCGTAAGGCATTGCTGATGATCGTAAGCACATGGCTACCACTCAGGGATACTTCGTTTCCATGGGTACGGCATTTTGTTTCCACGGCAATCCTCATCACTTCAGTGACCTGTGTGGCGATTTTTGTGCCGAATTTGAAGGCGATTTTTGGTGTTGTCG GTGCAACGGCATCAACCAGCCTTGTGTTTATTCTTCCATCGCTCTTCTATTTGCGTCTTGGTATGGAACCTTTCAAGTCAGTGCTGAAATGTGCA TGTGTGGGTCTTCTGTTGATTGGAATAACTACACTCGTCATTAGCCTGACAACCATTATCTACACGCTGATCCAAACATAA